Proteins from a single region of Desulfobacterales bacterium:
- a CDS encoding DUF1329 domain-containing protein, whose protein sequence is MVKNVFICFSLSLLLAVGASVAVGKLSIEEIDRLGKELTPLGGEMAGNQDGTIPPWTGGITQPPEGYTIGMHHPDPYAADTVLFTITAANMNQYKDKLTPGHQAMLQLYDTFKLNVYPTHRSAAVPQRIYEATKKVAATAEIVNNGDGVQGTVIGIPFPIPKQGVEVIWNHLVRYRGEIALRLFAQAAPTRNGQYTLVQFEDEFDLLYCHVGMTEEGLNNRIAYFKQTVTAPARLAGGILLVYETLNQVKEPRKAWLYNPGQRRVRRAPNVAYDNPGTASDGVRTSDQFDMFNGAPDRYNWQLVGKKEIYVPYNSYQLHSDKLKYKDILTPLHINPDYCRYELHRVWVVDATLKDGARHLYKRRTFYVDEDSWQVLLVDIYDNRDQLWRVSEGHVINYYEKPTLWTTLEVHTDLQSGRYLAIGLDNESSMYDFNIQRTAEDYVPAALRREGKR, encoded by the coding sequence ATGGTTAAAAATGTTTTTATTTGTTTCAGTCTTTCCCTGCTGCTCGCTGTCGGCGCCTCGGTGGCCGTGGGCAAGCTGTCTATCGAGGAGATTGATCGGCTGGGCAAGGAGTTGACCCCGCTGGGGGGTGAAATGGCGGGAAATCAAGACGGCACGATTCCGCCCTGGACCGGCGGCATCACGCAGCCACCCGAAGGGTATACGATCGGCATGCATCATCCCGACCCCTATGCAGCGGATACCGTTCTTTTTACGATTACCGCCGCCAATATGAATCAGTATAAAGACAAGCTCACGCCCGGTCACCAGGCCATGCTGCAACTCTATGACACCTTTAAACTCAACGTTTATCCGACCCACCGCAGCGCGGCCGTCCCTCAGCGCATCTATGAGGCCACAAAAAAAGTGGCGGCCACGGCCGAGATCGTCAACAACGGGGACGGCGTTCAAGGCACCGTGATCGGCATTCCCTTTCCCATTCCCAAACAAGGGGTTGAAGTCATCTGGAATCATTTGGTTCGGTACCGGGGAGAGATCGCACTCAGACTGTTCGCGCAGGCCGCGCCGACCCGAAACGGCCAATACACGCTGGTTCAATTTGAAGATGAGTTCGATTTGCTGTATTGCCATGTGGGGATGACCGAAGAAGGGCTCAATAATCGGATTGCTTATTTCAAGCAGACGGTTACCGCACCGGCCCGACTCGCCGGGGGCATTCTTCTTGTGTATGAAACCCTCAACCAGGTCAAAGAACCCCGAAAAGCCTGGCTTTACAACCCGGGCCAACGCCGTGTCCGGCGGGCGCCCAATGTGGCCTACGACAATCCCGGAACCGCTTCGGACGGCGTTCGGACCAGCGATCAATTCGACATGTTCAATGGTGCTCCGGACCGGTATAATTGGCAATTGGTCGGAAAAAAAGAGATCTATGTGCCGTATAATTCCTATCAGCTTCACAGTGACAAGCTGAAATACAAGGATATTTTGACCCCATTGCACATCAACCCCGATTATTGCCGCTACGAACTTCACCGGGTGTGGGTGGTGGACGCCACGCTAAAGGACGGTGCCCGTCATCTTTATAAACGCCGCACCTTTTATGTGGACGAAGATTCCTGGCAGGTGCTCTTGGTCGATATCTATGATAACCGGGATCAGTTGTGGCGGGTTTCGGAAGGCCATGTCATCAATTATTACGAAAAACCCACCCTCTGGACGACACTTGAAGTGCACACGGATCTTCAATCGGGGCGCTATCTGGCCATCGGCCTGGACAATGAAAGCAGTATGTACGACTTTAATATTCAGCGAACGGCTGAAGATTATGTGCCTGCCGCATTGAGGCGGGAAGGCAAACGCTGA
- a CDS encoding DUF1302 domain-containing protein, producing MRRKSMNPFCRRKRPAGHLLWGLAVMFLLVSPAAGFQFNAGDMQGSLDTTLSYGLSWRVAERDEEIVGLANGGKAYSVNGDDGNLNFGREIFSNAVKATSELDLKYKNVGVFVRGSGFYDFEYKDGNRDHIDLTDEALDLVGSDVRLLDAYFSAGFDLLGRPVEFRIGEQLVSWGESTFFQNSINTINPVDVSAIRLPGAELKEALLPEGMIYAAIGLSEMISVEGFYLYDWDNTDIDPPGSYFSTSDFAGDGGSRVMLGWGRVWEFGTNLGPLGFDPDFLAVGRAADQDADDDGQFGVALRLFTPMLADAEFGFYFMNYHSRVPVISAQTGTVAGVDLSSSAAFGARVANLTAAGFPYATAVSTAASLSVDAYSQTARYFLEYPEDIQLFGVSFNTDLGTSGIALQGEVSHRRDVPLQVDDIELLLAALSPIGFNPAYKDNQLRVFGADETIHGYIEKDITQVQATATKAFGPTLRANTFILVGEVGWTHVHNMPDKDELRLESSGTYTSGNASQSILPGTDPTKPFGGAHAGIASEPSDNFADQDSWGYRIAGRLEYSNAVGPVGLTPHFAWQHDVQGNSPGPGGNFLEGRKAVTLGLTAGYLTNLTMDISYTCFFGGSRYNLINDRDFIGANIKYSF from the coding sequence ATGAGACGCAAGTCCATGAACCCGTTTTGCCGGCGGAAACGACCTGCCGGCCATTTATTGTGGGGCCTTGCCGTGATGTTCTTATTGGTTTCACCGGCGGCGGGGTTTCAGTTTAATGCCGGAGACATGCAGGGCAGCCTGGACACCACGCTTTCCTATGGCCTAAGTTGGCGTGTGGCGGAGAGGGACGAGGAGATTGTCGGTCTGGCCAACGGTGGCAAGGCATACTCCGTCAATGGGGATGACGGCAATCTTAATTTCGGAAGAGAAATTTTCAGCAATGCCGTAAAAGCGACTTCGGAGTTGGACCTTAAGTACAAAAACGTTGGTGTGTTCGTCAGAGGCTCCGGGTTTTACGATTTTGAGTACAAGGACGGCAACAGGGATCACATAGATCTGACCGACGAGGCCTTGGACCTGGTCGGTTCGGATGTGCGACTGCTGGATGCCTATTTCTCCGCAGGCTTTGATTTGCTGGGCAGACCCGTTGAGTTTCGAATCGGCGAGCAGCTCGTCAGTTGGGGAGAGAGCACCTTTTTTCAGAACAGCATCAACACCATCAACCCCGTGGATGTCAGCGCCATTCGTTTGCCCGGCGCGGAGCTTAAAGAAGCGCTGCTGCCCGAAGGCATGATTTACGCCGCCATCGGCTTGAGCGAGATGATCTCGGTAGAGGGCTTTTATCTCTATGACTGGGATAACACGGATATTGACCCGCCCGGCTCCTATTTCAGCACCAGCGATTTTGCCGGTGACGGCGGCAGCCGCGTGATGCTGGGGTGGGGAAGGGTGTGGGAGTTCGGGACGAATTTGGGACCGCTGGGATTTGATCCGGATTTTCTGGCGGTCGGCAGAGCGGCCGATCAGGATGCGGACGATGACGGCCAGTTCGGCGTCGCACTTCGTTTGTTTACACCGATGCTGGCGGATGCGGAGTTCGGCTTTTACTTTATGAATTATCATAGCCGGGTTCCCGTGATCAGTGCTCAAACCGGAACGGTGGCCGGGGTCGACTTATCCTCCTCAGCCGCATTCGGTGCCAGGGTCGCCAATTTGACGGCGGCGGGTTTCCCCTACGCCACGGCTGTTTCCACCGCCGCAAGCCTGTCTGTCGATGCCTATTCCCAAACGGCCCGGTATTTTCTGGAGTATCCGGAAGATATTCAACTCTTCGGCGTCAGCTTCAACACGGATCTTGGCACCTCCGGCATCGCGTTGCAGGGGGAAGTCTCCCATCGCCGGGATGTTCCGTTGCAGGTGGATGATATTGAGTTGCTGCTTGCGGCCCTCTCACCCATCGGATTTAACCCCGCCTATAAAGATAACCAACTGAGAGTGTTCGGTGCCGACGAGACCATTCACGGGTATATCGAAAAGGACATCACCCAGGTGCAAGCCACTGCAACCAAGGCTTTCGGGCCGACCCTTCGGGCGAACACCTTTATTTTGGTGGGAGAAGTCGGCTGGACGCATGTTCACAACATGCCCGATAAGGACGAGCTGCGGCTGGAATCTTCCGGCACCTACACCAGCGGAAACGCTTCTCAAAGTATTCTGCCGGGAACAGACCCCACGAAACCCTTCGGCGGCGCGCACGCCGGAATTGCCAGCGAGCCCTCCGACAACTTTGCGGATCAGGATTCCTGGGGATATCGAATCGCGGGCCGGCTGGAGTACAGCAACGCCGTTGGTCCCGTCGGCTTGACGCCGCATTTTGCCTGGCAGCACGATGTGCAGGGAAACAGCCCCGGTCCGGGCGGCAATTTCCTTGAGGGGAGAAAAGCGGTTACCTTGGGACTGACCGCCGGTTATCTGACGAACCTGACCATGGATATCAGTTATACGTGCTTTTTCGGCGGCAGCCGATACAACCTGATCAATGACCGCGATTTTATCGGGGCCAATATCAAGTACTCATTCTGA
- a CDS encoding YCF48-related protein: MRVMTCRRIQWLLYAGVALTMIWGDPAAALESESESAEIMPLAARSLLLDGVMLKSGRCVVVGERGHILYSDDQGESWHQVAVPTRATLTSVAFHDDATGWAAGHDAVILMTRDGAKTWEKLRDAPKEEKPILDLWCVDSQNGFAVGAYGLFLQTNDGGNTWRPHVIIEEDRHLNQVAAASNGKFYIAAEAGLALRSVDAGQTWQDIRAPYEGSFFGLLPLAHDTVLLFGLRGHLFRSEDAGDAWEKIETGTEAMLNAGVRLSDGRIVIAGNEGTLIVSRDEGLSFTLHPQADRKGISCLVPTQDNHLLLFGEGGAKKIPVTFD, encoded by the coding sequence ATGCGCGTCATGACCTGTCGGCGGATTCAATGGCTGTTGTATGCCGGTGTAGCCCTGACCATGATCTGGGGCGACCCGGCAGCGGCCCTTGAATCTGAATCCGAATCCGCTGAGATCATGCCCCTTGCCGCCCGATCCCTGCTGCTCGACGGCGTTATGCTGAAAAGCGGCCGGTGCGTGGTTGTGGGCGAGCGGGGGCATATTCTCTATTCGGATGATCAGGGGGAAAGCTGGCATCAGGTGGCAGTTCCCACTCGGGCCACCCTCACGAGCGTTGCCTTTCATGATGATGCCACGGGCTGGGCCGCCGGTCACGATGCCGTGATTTTGATGACCCGTGACGGTGCAAAAACATGGGAAAAACTGCGTGACGCCCCGAAGGAAGAAAAACCCATTTTGGATTTATGGTGCGTTGATAGCCAAAACGGGTTTGCCGTCGGCGCCTATGGCTTGTTTCTTCAAACGAATGACGGGGGAAACACCTGGCGGCCGCACGTCATTATTGAAGAAGATCGCCATTTAAATCAGGTGGCTGCCGCATCAAATGGCAAATTCTATATCGCCGCCGAAGCCGGCCTGGCCTTGCGTTCCGTGGATGCCGGCCAAACCTGGCAGGATATCCGTGCCCCCTATGAAGGCTCTTTTTTCGGCCTGTTGCCCCTTGCCCATGACACGGTTTTGTTGTTCGGCTTGCGGGGGCATCTCTTTCGGTCCGAAGATGCCGGGGACGCGTGGGAAAAAATCGAGACCGGCACGGAAGCGATGCTCAACGCGGGCGTTCGGCTTTCAGACGGCCGGATCGTGATTGCGGGAAATGAAGGGACGCTGATCGTCAGCCGGGATGAGGGCCTTAGTTTCACCCTGCACCCGCAGGCGGACCGAAAAGGGATCTCTTGCCTTGTGCCGACGCAGGACAACCACCTGTTGTTGTTTGGCGAAGGCGGCGCTAAGAAGATTCCCGTCACCTTCGATTGA